In the Wyeomyia smithii strain HCP4-BCI-WySm-NY-G18 chromosome 2, ASM2978416v1, whole genome shotgun sequence genome, one interval contains:
- the LOC129723874 gene encoding WD repeat-containing protein 35 isoform X1 produces MFIYLSKKIAIPNNTRLNCIAWNRDQGYVAVGGEDGLLKVLKLEQASTVPAQTGKAMQASNLSMNQTLEGHKSAIQVVTWNESQQKLTSSDRDGVIMVWMMYKGSWYEEMTNDRKKSTVRGMSWTSDGQKICIVYEDGTVIVGSVDGNRIWGKELKNVSLTGVQWSPNGRLLLFSIKTGELQLYDNQGIFVMKLNVQCVYLTPSKSMTVVGLCWYHDAVSASRPVLAICYENGKMQIMRNENDESPVIVDTAMQAISCMWNHDGTIMAVCGMKTSFNEKEFNQVQFYTPYGVHIRTLKIPGKEITSLSWEGKSLRIALSVDSFIYFANIRPDYTWCYFNKTVCYLETSNVEETSLVTFWDTNSNQCYSKHVDPVIAITATADHCALAVETKINAKEFSFMSDSKSKDYMYQLLVCNSMSTTVDSKYVDLRPNLIAMNSIHVIVASKDQFLLWHYHTPKGASSLHATVKAKKEKKYHIDDTPALDVLNDLDSNHAYEIPSKSEPSQDPICCMTASENLLLIGRESGMIHEYTLPHLVLRNRHYLQTRGYKMSINCNSTRAALIDCNGVLTTLVLREDSDDSQPPEGRIERKDVWAICWARDNPQLLAIMEKTRMYILRGDDPEEPVACSGYICNFVDLEITGVLLDEIIKGGATPNVKEHILQLRVKSLRDTEDLLSHVGITEAKQFIEDNAHPRLWRLLAEASLKKLDLETAEAAFVRCSNYPGIQLIKRLKNIQVEALQKAEICAFFGEFDEAEKLYIDIDRRDLAISLRQTLCDWFRTVQLYKMGPGISDQQMEFAWREIGHHFMNMRAWESAKEYYDKAHYIEGLMDSLYHLEQYDELVGCMHKLSEKNPQLAKLGQMLATVGMCEQSVAAYLKLGDVKSAVSTCIGLRQWGLAVELAQKYKMPQISALLSKHAAHLLQEGKLPEAIELQKKAGRFLDAARLLVKMAESEAGKKSSFLRIKQLYVLSGMLAEEHIEKQISLTGGNRASVLSQMNPEDSILTENIWHNAEAYHYMLMAQRQLRSGLLHSSVITALRLREYEDVLDVESLYSLLALTSCADRSFGTCSKAFIKLEGLESIPEARRQQYEELAISIFSRYEPRDGKSKHVTCFTCETPVTDCSTFCPNCGSHFPPCVASGQPLTNPTGAWQCSTCHHVANPLEITSRKSCPLCHMSISAKGSVEV; encoded by the exons ATGTTTATTTACTTGAGTAAAAAG ATCGCCATCCCGAATAACACCCGCCTCAACTGTATAGCATGGAACCGCGATCAGGGCTACGTAGCGGTAGGAGGCGAAGATGGTTTGCTGAAGGTACTCAAACTGGAGCAAGCATCGACGGTTCCGGCCCAGACGGGAAAAGCTATGCAGGCAAGCAACCTGTCCATGAATCAAACCCTCGAGGGACACAAATCGGCCATCCAGGTTGTAACGTGGAATGAGTCCCAGCAGAAGCTGACCTCGTCCGACCGGGATGGGGTGATTATGGTTTGGATGATGTACAAGGGTTCCTGGTACGAGGAAATGACCAACGATCGGAAGAAATCCACGGTAAGAGGGATGTCGTGGACTAGTGACGGGCAGAAAATTTGTATTGTTTATGAGGATGGGACGGTAATTGTTG GTTCTGTTGATGGAAACAGGATATGGGGAAAAGAGTTGAAAAATGTATCACTTACGGGAGTTCAGTGGAGTCCAAATGGTCGTCTTCTGTTGTTCAGTATTAAGACTGGAGAATTGCAATTATATGACAACCAAGGAATTTTCGTTATGAAGTTGAACGTTCAGTGTGTCTATCTGACGCCGTCCAAGAGCATGACGGTGGTCGGATTGTGCTGGTACCATGATGCAGTTTCCGCTAGCCGACCCGTGCTGGCTATTTGCTATGAGAATGGAAAGATGCAGATTATGAGGAATGAAAACGATGAAAGCCCGGTGATTGTTGATACCGCCATGCAAGCGATATCCTGCATGTGGAATCACGATGGCACAATAATGGCTGTATGTGGCATGAAAACTAGTTTTAATGAAAAGGAGTTTAATCAAGTTCAGTTCTATACACCGTACGGCGTG CACATCAGAACGCTAAAAATTCCTGGAAAAGAGATCACGTCACTATCGTGGGAAGGCAAATCTTTAAGAATAGCGCTCTCGGTTGATTCGTTCATCTATTTTGCCAATATTCGTCCTGATTATACCTGGTGCTACTTTAACAAAACTGTGTGCTATCTGGAAACATCGAACGTTGAAGAAACATCCCTTGTAACCTTTTGGGATACCAATTCGAACCAGTGTTATTCGAAGCACGTAGATCCGGTTATCGCGATTACTGCAACCGCTGACCATTGTGCTTTGGCTGTCGAAACCAAGATCAACGCCAAAGAGTTCAGCTTCATGAGTGACAGCAAAAGCAAGGACTATATGTATCAACTATTGGTGTGTAATTCGATGAGCACTACTGTTGACT cGAAATACGTCGACCTCAGACCGAACTTAATCGCAATGAACTCCATTCACGTGATTGTGGCTTCGAAAGATCAGTTTTTGCTTTGGCATTATCACACACCAAAG GGTGCCTCAAGCCTGCACGCCACCGTTAAGGCCAAAAAGGAGAAAAAGTACCACATCGATGACACACCCGCCCTAGATGTGCTGAACGATTTGGACTCGAACCATGCGTACGAAATCCCATCGAAAAGTGAACCCAGTCAGGATCCGATTTGCTGTATGACCGCGTCCGAGAACTTATTGCTGATTGGTCGAGAATCGGGCATGATCCACGAGTACACCTTGCCCCATTTGGTGCTTCGCAATCGGCACTATCTTCAGACACGGGGTTACAAGATGTCTATTAACTGTAATTCAACACGGGCCGCGTTGATTGACTGCAATGGGGTGTTAACGACGTTGGTTCTACGAGAGGATTCCGATGATAGCCAACCTCCGGAGGGTAGAATCGAACGGAAGGACGTTTGGGCGATCTGTTGGGCACGTGATAATCCGCAATTGTTGGCGATTATGGAAAAAACTCGCATGTACATCTTAAGAGGAGACGACCCGGAGGAACCGGTAGCGTGCTCTGGGTATATTTGTAATTTTGTGGATTTGGAGATCACCGGTGTACTGCTAGATGAAATCATCAAAGGGGGAGCAACACCAAACGTGAAAGAGCACATCCTTCAATTACGGGTGAAGTCGTTGCGAGATACGGAAGATTTGTTGTCACATGTTGGTATCACGGAAGCAAAGCAGTTTATAGAAGACAATGCCCATCCCCGGTTGTGGCGGTTACTGGCGGAAGCTTCATTGAAAAAGTTGGATCTAGAAACGGCAGAAGCTGCTTTTGTACGGTGCAGTAACTATCCGGGGATTCAGTTGATTAAAAGGCTGAAGAACATACAAGTCGAAGCTCTACAAAAGGCAGAAATTTGTGCCTTCTTTGGAGAATTCGATGAAGCAGAAAAGCTGTATATTGATATCGATAGGAGAGATCTGGCAATAAGCTTGAGACAAACCCTTTGCGATTGGTTTCGTACGGTTCAGTTGTACAAGATGGGTCCGGGAATATCTGACCAGCAGATGGAATTTGCGTGGCGCGAGATCGGACACCACTTCATGAACATGCGAGCTTGGGAAAGCGCTAAAGAGTACTACGACAAAGCACATTACATTGAAGGTCTTATGGATTCATTGTATCACCTCGAGCAATACGACGAACTGGTAGGTTGTATGCATAAACTTTCGGAGAAAAATCCTCAACTAGCCAAGTTGGGACAGATGTTGGCCACTGTAGGTATGTGTGAACAGTCGGTTGCTGCCTATTTAAAGCTCGGGGACGTGAAATCGGCTGTCTCAACTTGTATCGGTCTTCGCCAGTGGGGGTTGGCCGTTGAACTTGCCCAAAAGTACAAAATGCCTCAGATCAGTGCCCTTCTCAGCAAGCATGCAGCACATCTACTGCAAGAGGGTAAACTTCCGGAGGCGATCGAACTGCAGAAAAAAGCTGGTAGATTTCTGGATGCTGCGAGGCTTTTGGTCAAAATGGCCGAAAGCGAAGCGGGGAAAAAATCAAGCTTTCTTAGGATCAAACAATTGTACGTTCTGTCTGGAATGCTTGCTGAAGAACATATCGAGAAACAAATCTCACTAACCGGTGGAAATAGAGCATCGGTTTTATCGCAAATGAATCCTGAGGATTCGATACTGACGGAAAATATTTGGCATAATGCGGAAGCTTATCACTACATGCTAATGGCCCAGCGGCAACTGCGATCCGGCCTTCTTCATAGTTCTGTAATTACGGCGTTGCGACTTCGAGAGTATGAGGATGTTCTGGATGTGGAATCGCTGTACTCGTTACTAGCGTTGACTAGCTGTGCCGATCGATCTTTTG GCACTTGCTCGAAAGCTTTCATCAAACTTGAGGGTCTCGAATCGATACCGGAAGCTCGTCGGCAGCAGTATGAAGAGCTAGCGATAAGTATCTTCTCCCGCTATGAACCCCGGGATGGCAAATCGAAGCATGTCACCTGTTTCACATGCGAGACTCCGGTTACGGATTGCAGCACGTTTTGTCCAAATTGTGGAAGTCATTTCCCACCCTGCGTTGCATCGGGTCAGCCGCTAACAAACCCCACCGGGGCTTGGCAGTGCTCGACATGTCATCATGTGGCTAATCCACTAGAAATCACATCACGGAAGTCGTGTCCTCTCTGTCATATGTCAATAAGTGCAAAGGGCAGCGTGGAGGTTTAA
- the LOC129723874 gene encoding WD repeat-containing protein 35 isoform X2 has product MQASNLSMNQTLEGHKSAIQVVTWNESQQKLTSSDRDGVIMVWMMYKGSWYEEMTNDRKKSTVRGMSWTSDGQKICIVYEDGTVIVGSVDGNRIWGKELKNVSLTGVQWSPNGRLLLFSIKTGELQLYDNQGIFVMKLNVQCVYLTPSKSMTVVGLCWYHDAVSASRPVLAICYENGKMQIMRNENDESPVIVDTAMQAISCMWNHDGTIMAVCGMKTSFNEKEFNQVQFYTPYGVHIRTLKIPGKEITSLSWEGKSLRIALSVDSFIYFANIRPDYTWCYFNKTVCYLETSNVEETSLVTFWDTNSNQCYSKHVDPVIAITATADHCALAVETKINAKEFSFMSDSKSKDYMYQLLVCNSMSTTVDSKYVDLRPNLIAMNSIHVIVASKDQFLLWHYHTPKGASSLHATVKAKKEKKYHIDDTPALDVLNDLDSNHAYEIPSKSEPSQDPICCMTASENLLLIGRESGMIHEYTLPHLVLRNRHYLQTRGYKMSINCNSTRAALIDCNGVLTTLVLREDSDDSQPPEGRIERKDVWAICWARDNPQLLAIMEKTRMYILRGDDPEEPVACSGYICNFVDLEITGVLLDEIIKGGATPNVKEHILQLRVKSLRDTEDLLSHVGITEAKQFIEDNAHPRLWRLLAEASLKKLDLETAEAAFVRCSNYPGIQLIKRLKNIQVEALQKAEICAFFGEFDEAEKLYIDIDRRDLAISLRQTLCDWFRTVQLYKMGPGISDQQMEFAWREIGHHFMNMRAWESAKEYYDKAHYIEGLMDSLYHLEQYDELVGCMHKLSEKNPQLAKLGQMLATVGMCEQSVAAYLKLGDVKSAVSTCIGLRQWGLAVELAQKYKMPQISALLSKHAAHLLQEGKLPEAIELQKKAGRFLDAARLLVKMAESEAGKKSSFLRIKQLYVLSGMLAEEHIEKQISLTGGNRASVLSQMNPEDSILTENIWHNAEAYHYMLMAQRQLRSGLLHSSVITALRLREYEDVLDVESLYSLLALTSCADRSFGTCSKAFIKLEGLESIPEARRQQYEELAISIFSRYEPRDGKSKHVTCFTCETPVTDCSTFCPNCGSHFPPCVASGQPLTNPTGAWQCSTCHHVANPLEITSRKSCPLCHMSISAKGSVEV; this is encoded by the exons ATGCAGGCAAGCAACCTGTCCATGAATCAAACCCTCGAGGGACACAAATCGGCCATCCAGGTTGTAACGTGGAATGAGTCCCAGCAGAAGCTGACCTCGTCCGACCGGGATGGGGTGATTATGGTTTGGATGATGTACAAGGGTTCCTGGTACGAGGAAATGACCAACGATCGGAAGAAATCCACGGTAAGAGGGATGTCGTGGACTAGTGACGGGCAGAAAATTTGTATTGTTTATGAGGATGGGACGGTAATTGTTG GTTCTGTTGATGGAAACAGGATATGGGGAAAAGAGTTGAAAAATGTATCACTTACGGGAGTTCAGTGGAGTCCAAATGGTCGTCTTCTGTTGTTCAGTATTAAGACTGGAGAATTGCAATTATATGACAACCAAGGAATTTTCGTTATGAAGTTGAACGTTCAGTGTGTCTATCTGACGCCGTCCAAGAGCATGACGGTGGTCGGATTGTGCTGGTACCATGATGCAGTTTCCGCTAGCCGACCCGTGCTGGCTATTTGCTATGAGAATGGAAAGATGCAGATTATGAGGAATGAAAACGATGAAAGCCCGGTGATTGTTGATACCGCCATGCAAGCGATATCCTGCATGTGGAATCACGATGGCACAATAATGGCTGTATGTGGCATGAAAACTAGTTTTAATGAAAAGGAGTTTAATCAAGTTCAGTTCTATACACCGTACGGCGTG CACATCAGAACGCTAAAAATTCCTGGAAAAGAGATCACGTCACTATCGTGGGAAGGCAAATCTTTAAGAATAGCGCTCTCGGTTGATTCGTTCATCTATTTTGCCAATATTCGTCCTGATTATACCTGGTGCTACTTTAACAAAACTGTGTGCTATCTGGAAACATCGAACGTTGAAGAAACATCCCTTGTAACCTTTTGGGATACCAATTCGAACCAGTGTTATTCGAAGCACGTAGATCCGGTTATCGCGATTACTGCAACCGCTGACCATTGTGCTTTGGCTGTCGAAACCAAGATCAACGCCAAAGAGTTCAGCTTCATGAGTGACAGCAAAAGCAAGGACTATATGTATCAACTATTGGTGTGTAATTCGATGAGCACTACTGTTGACT cGAAATACGTCGACCTCAGACCGAACTTAATCGCAATGAACTCCATTCACGTGATTGTGGCTTCGAAAGATCAGTTTTTGCTTTGGCATTATCACACACCAAAG GGTGCCTCAAGCCTGCACGCCACCGTTAAGGCCAAAAAGGAGAAAAAGTACCACATCGATGACACACCCGCCCTAGATGTGCTGAACGATTTGGACTCGAACCATGCGTACGAAATCCCATCGAAAAGTGAACCCAGTCAGGATCCGATTTGCTGTATGACCGCGTCCGAGAACTTATTGCTGATTGGTCGAGAATCGGGCATGATCCACGAGTACACCTTGCCCCATTTGGTGCTTCGCAATCGGCACTATCTTCAGACACGGGGTTACAAGATGTCTATTAACTGTAATTCAACACGGGCCGCGTTGATTGACTGCAATGGGGTGTTAACGACGTTGGTTCTACGAGAGGATTCCGATGATAGCCAACCTCCGGAGGGTAGAATCGAACGGAAGGACGTTTGGGCGATCTGTTGGGCACGTGATAATCCGCAATTGTTGGCGATTATGGAAAAAACTCGCATGTACATCTTAAGAGGAGACGACCCGGAGGAACCGGTAGCGTGCTCTGGGTATATTTGTAATTTTGTGGATTTGGAGATCACCGGTGTACTGCTAGATGAAATCATCAAAGGGGGAGCAACACCAAACGTGAAAGAGCACATCCTTCAATTACGGGTGAAGTCGTTGCGAGATACGGAAGATTTGTTGTCACATGTTGGTATCACGGAAGCAAAGCAGTTTATAGAAGACAATGCCCATCCCCGGTTGTGGCGGTTACTGGCGGAAGCTTCATTGAAAAAGTTGGATCTAGAAACGGCAGAAGCTGCTTTTGTACGGTGCAGTAACTATCCGGGGATTCAGTTGATTAAAAGGCTGAAGAACATACAAGTCGAAGCTCTACAAAAGGCAGAAATTTGTGCCTTCTTTGGAGAATTCGATGAAGCAGAAAAGCTGTATATTGATATCGATAGGAGAGATCTGGCAATAAGCTTGAGACAAACCCTTTGCGATTGGTTTCGTACGGTTCAGTTGTACAAGATGGGTCCGGGAATATCTGACCAGCAGATGGAATTTGCGTGGCGCGAGATCGGACACCACTTCATGAACATGCGAGCTTGGGAAAGCGCTAAAGAGTACTACGACAAAGCACATTACATTGAAGGTCTTATGGATTCATTGTATCACCTCGAGCAATACGACGAACTGGTAGGTTGTATGCATAAACTTTCGGAGAAAAATCCTCAACTAGCCAAGTTGGGACAGATGTTGGCCACTGTAGGTATGTGTGAACAGTCGGTTGCTGCCTATTTAAAGCTCGGGGACGTGAAATCGGCTGTCTCAACTTGTATCGGTCTTCGCCAGTGGGGGTTGGCCGTTGAACTTGCCCAAAAGTACAAAATGCCTCAGATCAGTGCCCTTCTCAGCAAGCATGCAGCACATCTACTGCAAGAGGGTAAACTTCCGGAGGCGATCGAACTGCAGAAAAAAGCTGGTAGATTTCTGGATGCTGCGAGGCTTTTGGTCAAAATGGCCGAAAGCGAAGCGGGGAAAAAATCAAGCTTTCTTAGGATCAAACAATTGTACGTTCTGTCTGGAATGCTTGCTGAAGAACATATCGAGAAACAAATCTCACTAACCGGTGGAAATAGAGCATCGGTTTTATCGCAAATGAATCCTGAGGATTCGATACTGACGGAAAATATTTGGCATAATGCGGAAGCTTATCACTACATGCTAATGGCCCAGCGGCAACTGCGATCCGGCCTTCTTCATAGTTCTGTAATTACGGCGTTGCGACTTCGAGAGTATGAGGATGTTCTGGATGTGGAATCGCTGTACTCGTTACTAGCGTTGACTAGCTGTGCCGATCGATCTTTTG GCACTTGCTCGAAAGCTTTCATCAAACTTGAGGGTCTCGAATCGATACCGGAAGCTCGTCGGCAGCAGTATGAAGAGCTAGCGATAAGTATCTTCTCCCGCTATGAACCCCGGGATGGCAAATCGAAGCATGTCACCTGTTTCACATGCGAGACTCCGGTTACGGATTGCAGCACGTTTTGTCCAAATTGTGGAAGTCATTTCCCACCCTGCGTTGCATCGGGTCAGCCGCTAACAAACCCCACCGGGGCTTGGCAGTGCTCGACATGTCATCATGTGGCTAATCCACTAGAAATCACATCACGGAAGTCGTGTCCTCTCTGTCATATGTCAATAAGTGCAAAGGGCAGCGTGGAGGTTTAA
- the LOC129723876 gene encoding uncharacterized protein LOC129723876, with product MKKKGPPTPPKTYRRLDKPTPIPQVNKFYDSGISEDVDRSSERCIDRSKSVRELREEFTKINFIPMRISSPKLSVSPQQSVSSTKSVSPKLSVWPISSIPPKPPILPKPTNTKKQSEYCYNDCYDDSNTYDAVSFSDSEEGFYDSVSNDESDHPRNAVEELLQNERKYVERLQYYINKLVPLMYQHNISNGLRFQKNNVFTNIESIQAMHHNTFLPALESCGNDAENIALTFMQLIENGTFYCYVLYALNKHKSEKICDANKDFFKHAYSDLTQFLLEPVQRLPRYRLLLKEMGKEASRNGTNIAALDKAERLLSRLIELADAAVNLSDILPFLEVQNQPGRSLELNYHKDLPLTLILRPELFKNAAQRDPINLLNQGKLEDYLELKIYDYNERRRYQSKIFLFENLLLYTEIIKAKLEYRGHYLDSEVNCTIEETLKLEVCSKCCTQKIEVHFDTFSKLKFLEDHIEKMRRRFRRSQAEELINEKQRHSQETLDSKGNTRQKVAEVQDTEWYIRELQRSLVLNQQQFCDVLQVNYEYYLGGDVPESFRGIYDLHRERILPDLTSSIALDNMCDLFVSYLAENVLAPVYNDYLREFKMATENIKPDYNRMAPGVTYRVEDFTCLCIKQLKVYCDFFNDVCARMAEDSAANNRVDLDLFRKVASTQKELDQFVHNTEQNFELFNMGRQAVDCGLVRYSEAVQLQVDNKTTEECRLFINELAAVCVSVQRNNRNEEHYRQIIFIDKFRGRSGPMGMRNSKKTESRLNFVIDNFKYKIIFSNQQVTERFRQQYITNFVLVK from the exons ATGAAGAAGAAAGGTCCTCCGACTCCTCCGAAAACCTATCGGAGGCTCGACAAACCAACGCCGATCCCACAAGTGAACAAGTTCTACGACAGTGGTATTTCCGAAGATGTTGACCGGTCGAGTGAAAGGTGTATAGATCGTTCGAAGAGCGTACGAGAGCTGAGAGAAGAATTCACTAAAATTAATTTCATTCCAATGAGAATCAGTTCGCCAAAGTTGTCGGTATCGCCACAGCAATCAGTTTCATCTACGAAATCAGTTTCGCCAAAGCTATCGGTTTGGCCAATTTCGTCAATTCCGCCAAAACCACCGATTCTGCCGAAGCCAACGAATACAAAGAAGCAGAGCGAATACTGCTACAATGATTGTTATGATGATAGCAATACGTATGATGCAGTTTCCTTCAG TGACTCTGAGGAGGGATTTTACGATTCGGTATCCAACGACGAGTCGGACCATCCCCGGAATGCCGTCGAGGAGCTTCTTCAAAACGAACGGAAATACGTGGAAAGGTTACAGTATTACATAAACAAACTGGTGCCACTGATGTATCAGCACAACATATCAAATGGCCTCAGATTCCAGAAAAACAACGTCTTTACGAACATCGAATCCATTCAAGCTATGCATCACAACACCTTTCTGCCTGCACTGGAAAGTTGTGGAAACGACGCGGAAAACATTGCTCTCACCTTTATGCAACTGATAGAAAATGGTACCTTCTACTGTTACGTCCTGTACGCTCTAAATAAGCATAAATCTGAGAAGATTTGCGATGCCAATAAAGACTTCTTTAAA cATGCATACTCGGATCTAACCCAATTTCTATTGGAGCCTGTCCAACGATTGCCAAGGTATAGATTGCTACTCAAAGAAATGGGCAAGGAGGCCAGTCGGAACGGTACAAACATAGCAGCTCTGGACAAGGCTGAACGTCTTCTTTCTCGGTTGATTGAACTAGCGGATGCAGCGGTAAATTTGAGTGACATTCTACCCTTTCTGGAGGTCCAGAATCAACCAGGACGATCACTAGAATTGAACTACCATAAAGACTTGCCTTTGACGTTAATCCTGCGACCTGAATTGTTCAAAAACGCTGCACAAAGAGATCCT ATAAATCTATTAAACCAAGGAAAACTAGAAGACTATCTCGAATTAAAAATCTATGACTACAACGAGCGTCGTCGATATCAGTCCAAAATCTTTCTTTTCGAAAATCTTCTACTGTACACTGAGATCATAAAAGCGAAACTGGAATACAGAGGTCACTATTTGGACAGTGAAGTTAATTGTACAATAGAAGAAACACTCAAGCTGGAAGTCTGTTCAAAGTGTTGTACTCAAAAAATTGAAGTgcattttgatactttttcaaagtTGAAATTTCTTGAGGATCACATAGAAAAGATGCGCCGACGATTCCGCCGTTCACAAGCTGAGGAATTGATCAATGAAAAACAAAGACACTCACAGGAAACACTAGATTCGAAGGGGAATACCAGGCAAAAAGTAGCTGAAGTACAAGACACTGAATG GTATATTAGAGAATTACAGCGATCGTTAGTACTGAATCAGCAACAATTTTGTGACGTTTTGCAGGTAAACTATGAATATTATCTTGGTGGTGATGTACCTGAATCATTTAGAGGAATATACGACCTACACCGAGAGCGAATTTTGCCTGATTTGACAAGCTCCATAGCGCTTGACAACATGTGTGATTTATTCGTTTCCTATCTTGCG GAAAACGTATTGGCTCCAGTGTATAACGACTACTTACGagaatttaaaatggcgacTGAAAACATCAAGCCAGATTATAATCGTATG GCACCCGGAGTTACATACAGAGTGGAGGATTTTACCTGCCTGTGCATTAAGCAGCTGAAGGTGTATTGCGATTTCTTCAACGACGTATGCGCCCGAATGGCCGAAGACAGCGCTGCAAATAATCGAGTCGATTTGGATCTGTTTCGGAAAGTTGCTAGCACCCAGAAGGAGCTGGACCAGTTTGTGCACAATACTGAACAAAACTTTGAACTGTTCAACATGGGTCGCCAGGCCGTAGACTGTGGACTGGTGCGATACAGTGAAGCGGTCCAATTGCAGGTGGATAATAAAACGACGGAAGAGTGCCGCCTGTTTATCAACGAACTAGCGGCGGTTTGTGTTAGTGTTCAAAGAAATAACAGAAATGAAGAGCACTATCGACAAATAATATTTATCGATAAGTTCCGCGGACGTAGTGGACCTATGGGTATGCGGAATAGCAAGAAGACTGAATCTAGGCTAAATTTTGTGATCGATAATTTTAagtataaaataatttttagcAACCAACAGGTTACTGAACGGTTTAGACAACAGTATATTACTAATTTTGTGCTGGTAAAATAA